In Planktothrix serta PCC 8927, a single genomic region encodes these proteins:
- a CDS encoding methyl-accepting chemotaxis protein, which yields MFNNLKLRERLLLGYSIPVLLFMGLTGLVYTNINQVANMFKEAERVQEVILKVNLIERGSQGMIRSLRGYLVLKDQEFLNEYSSALITYREAAKALESLIYIPEQKQRLERLNTLVNQYDQIAQQGFALVNEGKLPEAIEKARIGTQYVVEFDRISDQFSLTESNLLTQERARTKEALQGLLYVLVIGALIILVTVVIIALLIAINIGGTIHQATQVIATSSTEIAATLAEQERTANQQAGSVHETTTTMDELSASSQSTAEQAESATYGAKQALGLTEGGKKAVSSTLEGMGNLQQKVEAIAQQIIRLSEQTNQIGNISELVSDLANQTNMLALNAAVEAVRAGEHGKGFAVVATEIRKLADESRKSALKINTLVADILRAINSTVMATEEGTKTVLSSVELARETADTFAGVAESVNNVVLNNQQISLNVKQQAIAIGQVLEAMNALSQGVGETANGLSQAKIGMQKLNEVALDLNSIV from the coding sequence ATGTTTAACAATTTAAAATTAAGAGAACGGTTATTATTGGGATATAGCATACCTGTACTTTTGTTTATGGGATTAACTGGGTTAGTTTATACCAATATTAATCAAGTTGCTAATATGTTTAAAGAAGCTGAACGGGTTCAAGAAGTGATTTTAAAAGTTAACTTGATAGAACGAGGTTCCCAAGGAATGATTCGGAGCTTAAGAGGATACTTGGTGTTAAAAGATCAAGAATTTTTAAATGAATATAGTTCCGCTTTAATCACTTATCGAGAAGCCGCTAAAGCCCTGGAATCTTTAATTTATATTCCAGAGCAAAAACAACGCTTAGAAAGACTTAATACCTTAGTTAATCAATATGATCAAATAGCTCAACAAGGTTTTGCACTGGTGAATGAAGGTAAATTGCCTGAAGCTATTGAAAAAGCTCGAATTGGAACTCAATATGTAGTCGAGTTTGATCGGATTAGCGATCAATTTTCTTTAACAGAATCTAATCTATTAACTCAGGAAAGGGCGAGAACAAAAGAAGCATTGCAGGGGTTATTATATGTGCTGGTTATAGGAGCATTAATAATTTTAGTCACAGTTGTTATTATTGCTTTATTAATTGCGATCAATATTGGGGGAACAATTCATCAAGCCACACAAGTTATAGCCACTTCTTCAACAGAAATTGCAGCTACCTTAGCAGAACAAGAACGAACGGCTAATCAACAAGCAGGTTCTGTTCATGAAACCACAACAACAATGGATGAATTGAGTGCTTCATCTCAATCAACGGCTGAACAAGCAGAGTCAGCGACTTATGGAGCTAAACAAGCTTTAGGATTAACAGAAGGAGGTAAAAAAGCTGTTAGTAGTACCTTAGAAGGGATGGGAAACCTTCAACAGAAAGTCGAAGCGATCGCCCAGCAAATTATTCGCTTAAGTGAACAAACCAATCAAATAGGAAATATTTCTGAATTGGTGAGTGACTTAGCTAATCAAACCAATATGTTAGCACTTAATGCCGCCGTCGAAGCCGTTCGAGCCGGAGAACATGGGAAAGGATTTGCTGTTGTCGCGACAGAAATTCGTAAATTAGCGGATGAAAGTCGAAAATCTGCTTTAAAAATAAATACCCTTGTAGCGGATATTTTAAGGGCAATTAATTCAACCGTAATGGCAACGGAAGAAGGGACAAAAACAGTTTTATCCAGTGTGGAATTAGCCAGAGAAACAGCCGATACTTTTGCTGGAGTTGCTGAATCAGTAAATAATGTTGTTTTAAATAATCAACAAATTTCTCTCAATGTTAAGCAACAAGCGATCGCCATTGGACAAGTTTTAGAGGCGATGAATGCTTTAAGTCAAGGCGTCGGTGAAACCGCAAATGGATTAAGCCAAGCCAAAATCGGAATGCAAAAATTGAATGAAGTCGCCTTAGATCTCAACTCCATTGTTTAA
- a CDS encoding chemotaxis protein CheW, with the protein MSYLIFALKLMRYAIAASVVQEIFFLPELTPIPSAPADLVGLINLRGELLPVIDLTIRLGYPQPNYTLSNSVIILKFNNIRLGIIVNQVYEVQRIATDAIQTELADHLQQEYNSVHPSYYLQGISQVDEHLVMVLNPETLIQYMSHSLTDFNLDIEGINLEENQQHLPPDSSTKINFRKPQNLVFCPDATPEERTIFQERAKNLRRSIDNQDFAGLVPLAVIGLSEEYFGVNLEIIREFTDIHHVTPIPCTPPHIVGNMNLRGEILTLVDIRGLVNLPLETSQGLSKAMIVKINDIVAGIIVEGIFDVMYLKESEIKTIPTAIHLKQDEYLQGTAFYQDKMMSILNVTKIMTQGELVIDQEV; encoded by the coding sequence ATGTCTTATCTAATTTTTGCATTAAAGTTGATGCGTTATGCGATCGCCGCTTCTGTGGTTCAAGAAATTTTCTTTTTACCTGAACTAACGCCAATTCCCTCAGCACCTGCTGATTTAGTCGGTTTAATTAATTTACGAGGAGAGTTACTTCCGGTGATTGATCTAACGATTCGATTGGGTTATCCTCAACCGAATTATACGTTATCCAATAGCGTGATTATCTTAAAATTTAATAACATTAGATTAGGGATTATTGTTAATCAAGTCTATGAAGTTCAGAGGATTGCTACCGATGCAATTCAAACAGAACTGGCTGATCACCTTCAACAGGAATATAATTCCGTTCATCCCTCCTATTATCTTCAAGGAATTTCTCAAGTCGATGAGCATTTGGTAATGGTTTTGAATCCCGAAACATTAATCCAATATATGAGTCACTCCCTCACAGATTTTAATTTAGATATAGAGGGGATCAATTTGGAAGAAAATCAACAGCATTTACCCCCAGATTCTTCTACAAAAATTAACTTCAGAAAACCCCAAAATTTGGTTTTTTGTCCCGATGCAACCCCAGAAGAACGGACAATTTTTCAAGAACGAGCTAAAAATTTAAGGCGTTCTATTGATAACCAAGATTTTGCCGGGTTAGTTCCTTTAGCGGTAATTGGCTTAAGCGAAGAATATTTTGGTGTTAATTTAGAGATTATTCGAGAATTTACGGATATTCATCATGTTACACCGATTCCTTGTACTCCCCCTCATATTGTGGGGAATATGAATTTACGCGGGGAAATCTTAACATTAGTTGATATTCGAGGCTTGGTAAATTTACCGTTAGAAACCTCTCAGGGATTATCCAAAGCTATGATTGTTAAAATTAATGATATTGTAGCGGGAATTATCGTGGAAGGAATTTTTGATGTCATGTACTTAAAAGAATCCGAGATTAAAACCATTCCCACGGCTATTCATTTAAAACAGGATGAATACTTACAAGGTACGGCTTTTTATCAAGACAAAATGATGAGTATCCTTAATGTTACAAAAATTATGACTCAAGGCGAATTAGTTATTGATCAAGAGGTTTAG